In Nematostella vectensis chromosome 2, jaNemVect1.1, whole genome shotgun sequence, one genomic interval encodes:
- the LOC5518330 gene encoding chondroitin proteoglycan 2 isoform X1, giving the protein MKSAAVFLLGLLVCHCSALGLFESQLEHLLSEDSNFCTERQDGNYADSSNCNLYITCSNGFTIANRHCPTGLAFNEAIGMCDYPSNVPGCSGSSGSGFCHEKSDGNYKDSGNCHGFIMCSNGHTYHMTCPGQTNFDPAKKRCEDYDCSVPGRDVAYLTDQNDGGFCAERSDGDYQDPDACEGFISCSNHITYHMPCPENLRFNPTTKHCDNPENVQCGPTRPPTPKVPPTTKAPFTKSPFCVGKQNGKYADANNCNGFVMCSNGYIYYMDCPSNLRYDPAKGRCEWADTVDCGQRPTISPHPPKPTTMPPQPTPPKSPFCEEKKNGDYADPSNCNGFITCSNGYAYKRDCPFNLKFDTKKLECEWPNKVNCKSRPTTVPYVTKPTPPSGNSEFCKKNGNGRYRDPHNCLGYIVCRGGNIYFRNCRRGLRFNGVTKRCDLPRNVKCAGAGGGTFCEGRKDGDYVDAVNCNGFIKCSNQLTYYFDCPSNLRFNIKKDWCDWPENVWCPYL; this is encoded by the exons ATTCCAACTTTTGCACTGAGAGGCAAGATGGCAACTATGCAGACTCAAGCAACTGCAATCTGTATATCACATGTTCTAATGGCTTTACCATAGCCAACCGCCACTGCCCAACAGGTCTAGCTTTCAACGAGGCAATCGGCAT GTGTGACTACCCAAGCAATGTTCCCGGATGCAGCGGCTCATCGGGCAGCGGCTTCTGTCATGAAAAATCGGACGGCAACTATAAAGATTCTGGCAATTGCCACGGATTTATTATGTGCTCAAACGGCCACACGTATCACATGACCTGCCCTGGGCAGACGAACTTTGACCCCGCGAAAAAGCGCTGTGAAGATTACGATTGTTCAG TTCCAGGTCGAGATGTGGCGTACCTTACTGACCAGAATG atggAGGTTTTTGCGCTGAGAGAAGTGACGGCGACTATCAGGACCCCGACGCATGTGAAGGATTCATTTCCTGCTCTAACCACATCACCTACCACATGCCCTGCCCAGAAAACCTGCGCTTTAATCCGACAACAAAACACTGCGATAATCCCGAGAATGTACAATGCGGCCCGACCCGTCCGCCTACCCCCAAGGTCCCACCCACTACAAAAGCCCCTTTCACTAAGAGTCCGTTCTGTGTGGGCAAACAAAATGGAAAATACGCTGATGCCAACAATTGCAATGGCTTCGTCATGTGCTCAAACGGCTATATCTACTACATGGACTGTCCGTCAAATTTGCGCTACGACCCCGCAAAGGGTCGCTGTGAGTGGGCCGATACTGTGGACTGTGGCCAACGCCCCACGATCTCACCCCACCCACCAAAGCCAACAACTATGCCACCACAGCCCACACCGCCAAAAAGTCCCTTCTGCGAGGAAAAGAAGAACGGAGACTACGCCGACCCTAGTAACTGCAATGGCTTTATCACGTGCTCAAACGGTTACGCATACAAGCGGGACTGTCCTTTTAACCTGAAGTTTGATACAAAGAAATTGGAATGCGAGTGGCCTAACAAGGTAAACTGCAAATCGCGACCGACTACTGTACCATACGTGACGAAGCCGACCCCGCCCTCTGGCAACAGCGAGTTCTGCAAGAAGAACGGCAACGGGCGATACCGCGACCCGCACAACTGTCTTGGCTATATAGTCTGCCGCGGGGGCAATATCTACTTCAGGAATTGCAGACGAGGACTCAGGTTTAATGGCGTGACTAAGAGGTGCGACCTGCCGAGAAATGTGAAGTGCGCCGGGGCCGGGGGAGGGACCTTCTGCGAGGGAAGGAAAGACGGTGACTACGTGGACGCCGTCAATTGCAATGGATTCATCAAGTGCTCGAACCAGCTGACCTATTACTTCGACTGCCCCTCTAACCTGAGGTTCAATATCAAGAAGGACTGGTGCGACTGGCCAGAGAATGTATGGTGTCCATATCTCTAG
- the LOC5518330 gene encoding chondroitin proteoglycan 2 isoform X2: protein MKSAAVFLLGLLVCHCSALGLFESQLEHLLSEDSNFCTERQDGNYADSSNCNLYITCSNGFTIANRHCPTGLAFNEAIGMCDYPSNVPGCSGSSGSGFCHEKSDGNYKDSGNCHGFIMCSNGHTYHMTCPGQTNFDPAKKRCEDYDCSGRDVAYLTDQNDGGFCAERSDGDYQDPDACEGFISCSNHITYHMPCPENLRFNPTTKHCDNPENVQCGPTRPPTPKVPPTTKAPFTKSPFCVGKQNGKYADANNCNGFVMCSNGYIYYMDCPSNLRYDPAKGRCEWADTVDCGQRPTISPHPPKPTTMPPQPTPPKSPFCEEKKNGDYADPSNCNGFITCSNGYAYKRDCPFNLKFDTKKLECEWPNKVNCKSRPTTVPYVTKPTPPSGNSEFCKKNGNGRYRDPHNCLGYIVCRGGNIYFRNCRRGLRFNGVTKRCDLPRNVKCAGAGGGTFCEGRKDGDYVDAVNCNGFIKCSNQLTYYFDCPSNLRFNIKKDWCDWPENVWCPYL from the exons ATTCCAACTTTTGCACTGAGAGGCAAGATGGCAACTATGCAGACTCAAGCAACTGCAATCTGTATATCACATGTTCTAATGGCTTTACCATAGCCAACCGCCACTGCCCAACAGGTCTAGCTTTCAACGAGGCAATCGGCAT GTGTGACTACCCAAGCAATGTTCCCGGATGCAGCGGCTCATCGGGCAGCGGCTTCTGTCATGAAAAATCGGACGGCAACTATAAAGATTCTGGCAATTGCCACGGATTTATTATGTGCTCAAACGGCCACACGTATCACATGACCTGCCCTGGGCAGACGAACTTTGACCCCGCGAAAAAGCGCTGTGAAGATTACGATTGTTCAG GTCGAGATGTGGCGTACCTTACTGACCAGAATG atggAGGTTTTTGCGCTGAGAGAAGTGACGGCGACTATCAGGACCCCGACGCATGTGAAGGATTCATTTCCTGCTCTAACCACATCACCTACCACATGCCCTGCCCAGAAAACCTGCGCTTTAATCCGACAACAAAACACTGCGATAATCCCGAGAATGTACAATGCGGCCCGACCCGTCCGCCTACCCCCAAGGTCCCACCCACTACAAAAGCCCCTTTCACTAAGAGTCCGTTCTGTGTGGGCAAACAAAATGGAAAATACGCTGATGCCAACAATTGCAATGGCTTCGTCATGTGCTCAAACGGCTATATCTACTACATGGACTGTCCGTCAAATTTGCGCTACGACCCCGCAAAGGGTCGCTGTGAGTGGGCCGATACTGTGGACTGTGGCCAACGCCCCACGATCTCACCCCACCCACCAAAGCCAACAACTATGCCACCACAGCCCACACCGCCAAAAAGTCCCTTCTGCGAGGAAAAGAAGAACGGAGACTACGCCGACCCTAGTAACTGCAATGGCTTTATCACGTGCTCAAACGGTTACGCATACAAGCGGGACTGTCCTTTTAACCTGAAGTTTGATACAAAGAAATTGGAATGCGAGTGGCCTAACAAGGTAAACTGCAAATCGCGACCGACTACTGTACCATACGTGACGAAGCCGACCCCGCCCTCTGGCAACAGCGAGTTCTGCAAGAAGAACGGCAACGGGCGATACCGCGACCCGCACAACTGTCTTGGCTATATAGTCTGCCGCGGGGGCAATATCTACTTCAGGAATTGCAGACGAGGACTCAGGTTTAATGGCGTGACTAAGAGGTGCGACCTGCCGAGAAATGTGAAGTGCGCCGGGGCCGGGGGAGGGACCTTCTGCGAGGGAAGGAAAGACGGTGACTACGTGGACGCCGTCAATTGCAATGGATTCATCAAGTGCTCGAACCAGCTGACCTATTACTTCGACTGCCCCTCTAACCTGAGGTTCAATATCAAGAAGGACTGGTGCGACTGGCCAGAGAATGTATGGTGTCCATATCTCTAG